Genomic window (Argopecten irradians isolate NY chromosome 2, Ai_NY, whole genome shotgun sequence):
TTCCCGTGAAATTCAAcgattctgattggctgttaattttttttttttttttacacttttgGTCTTCAAAGATGGCTACTGAAACACGGATTTTTGTATGTCCCGAACATAGGGCCATAGCATTGTTAATGTGCTGAGTTGGGATGTGACAGACCAAGACATTCATTCAAGTGAGTTCCAAACATTTTCCTTTAATTGTAAAGGAATATTTGACCCCAAACCAACATGTAGAATTCTCACAATTGTTGTCGTCAGATTACAGGCAATCAGTCAGAATTTTGAGTCTGCGATTATGGTCAGTCTTAGCggactagtacatgtatatgaactaTGAAGTACCTGTATGCATTAAGTTAAAACACATTCAAATAATATGGCATTCTTTAATTTGGCGGTATAaactgtaattatataatataatgtaatttttatttatctagctatagtagcaggattggactgggcgatcatcggtgaccaggtagcatAGTCAGTAGAGCActtggctagtgttcagagggtcCCGTGTTCAAATCCCGGTCTGGGGGCTACATTTTCTCACCCAACTAATAACCCACAGTGGTGGTGTTTAGAAGGGTCATGTATGTCTTTGAGGGCGAAGACtttgagaaaggagggaggattgtagcaggattggacttGGTCgttcatcggtgaccaggtagctcagttggTTGAGCATTCGaatagtgttcggagggtcccaggttcgaatcctggtctggccactacattttcccctctcctgttacaaaattatcCTATTTATCGCGAAGGTCAGACTTGATCACTTATTATAATTGAGAATGTGGAGGTAGGGGGAATCAGATCCAGAGTATCcaatgattgaaaaaaaaccacaaaccTAAGGTCATGATCATAACCTAGCATTTTTTGAATGGGGGTTTGGACTTAAACTTCAGCTAAATGTGGCTTATTGTACATGCGGTCTTGTACATGTACTCTTTATCACTATCATGGACATTTATTTGCTTAACCTGTGTATTATAAATGTTAATAGCATACTGGTGGCGAATAATTCTTTCCTTCGTACACTGCAGAAGCACATAAGTCAGTTTTACTTTTTTAATCAAATACTAACGTAGTCTATCGTACAGAGTCATTCAATATCCAAAGGTCATAGAAATTTGAACGACAATGTTATTCAGGAGATTTAGGGGCATAATCTTTGGTAGACTAGCAAAGTGTATACATGCAAAACAGAGTCATTTTTTCAGATTCAGGTTTGGTAAGTATCGACTTTTTTAACTAAAATCAGCAGACGTCTATTGGAAATGTTTACGTTCGATACGAACGTGACTTTTTACAGGCTTTGAGATCGATGAAAATGTACAAGGTCATACGTAGTTATGACTGAAAACCAAACGAGCGTCTTTGATAAATTATTCATCAATTAAAATTCAATGAGTTAGTTACAATAATTACCGGTAATATGGTTTACAGTTATATTGACACGATCTTTCTTAATCGAGAGACAAACCTTTATCCCACGAGCTGTAGCCGGAAAAAAATGGCGGAGAGACCGACAAATCTCGCGAGCGATCCGAGTTAACGAAACGCTTGATAAAGCAAGCCTAAACTCACACTTGCTAAGAAAAACGGATGAAAAGACGTCTGACGCGTTTTGACAAAAAGGACACTGTTTATTATTATGATAGAAGAAATCAATGGCCAAATCATTTACAAGGAATTAATTACATATCAATCAGCAGAGACATATTTAGAACATTCACATATCTTGACAACCAAACCTTTAAAGCACTGTTTAAGACTCTGGTTAGACCTCATCCTCGTTACTCCAGGGATtacgatcacatacgatctctacacccctggactatctcttagtaaaactggaggcaacataatAGAACACGTAATTCAGTCCTTTGATATTATATCAAAACAGCTGTATagcggtacactgtggttgactgtgtggctttgaagctgggcgtcgctctctctgtagtcttcaaaggaattcTTTGCAggcttgtgattggtcagatattttcttctgaactgccttcagttttactatgatatagtccaggggcccatataacgtcagttattgtaacccctggagtatcgaggatggttagACCTCAATTGGAATACTGCTCTGTCGTTCGGTCTCCCTGGACAAAAAAGATATAACGTTAAAAACCATAGAAAACGTCCAACGAAGAGGTACAAAAAGACTTGTTAACCTTAAAGATCTCTTAAAGATCTCGCCTATCCTGACCgattaaagaccctgggtatcCCTGTAAAATCTAGTCTGCTAAACTTGCCTGCCTATGCCCCACATGTACATCTTAGGGAAAAAACGTAATAAtatctatagacaggtttagcggagTAAATGTGAATCAGCTCTGATCTATTAAAGCTCTcttcaacaacaacaaaaaagacTTCTAAGATGTATAATTTAGAAGAGGAAAATACACATGTACGTTCAATTAATATACGACCAAATCCTTTAACCTTATCTTGACCAAAGGAATATGAGAATTAGTAATTGTTATATATGGGCCCACCTGAGTGCCCtttgaccattttagacgttttaggggtctagctCAAACTTTATTCATGGGAAGTAATCCATTAGATGATTAGCTCGTTTTGTCAAAACCATTTATAATTCTAAGCACTGGGATCATATCATATCGTAGTCTACTATATTAAAGAGTTGGTAGACCCCAAAAAATCAGTCTTTCCGATATTAGAAGAAACAAATCCTTCTCCAACATGGTGAATGATCGTTTTATAATTCCGATGAGCTTATTCGGCTTTTTTGCACAATTTGCTACACGTAGATTAAACTTCATGTGTCGAAAATAACTCCAAGGTCTTTCTCACCTTTGTCACAAAAAATGTGTTGTAATGATTCGTCTTTTTCTCTCttttgacgtcatcaaaatgtgaaTTTCTTTGTCCAAAATGTAGTGTGTTACATTTTGACGAGTTGAACTTCAATTGCCATAGTAGTTACAATTCACTTAATTTGTCCAAATCACTTAGATTTTTTTCGGAGTCTGTCATAACTCTTGGCATCATCAGCTTTGATTTACCGAGTATTGATTTTGACAATCCTTGAGGAACTCCACTATTTACTTCTACCCTGTCAGAAGACTCTTTGCCGTGTCTCCCTTCTAAGAATGATGATATCCATTTGACAATTTTGCCTCTTATTTCAACATTCATTAGCTCTTTTATCAGACGCTTACATGGCAAGTCCAAATATATCGTATCCAAATTTCCTCTCTCCTCCAGTTTTTTGGTAATTTCATTATGAACTTCCAGCAGTTGAAGTGTTGTTGATTTTCCTTTTATGAAGCCAAATTGTTTGTCAGCGAAAATATTATTCCGATCTAAATGTACCATCATATTGTCGCTAAGAATAGATTCCAAACATTTTACAGTGAAGCTGGTCAAACTAAATGGTCTGTAGCTTTCCTGTTCTTTCTTTTTATAGATTGGTGTTATATTTGCCTCCTTTCATTCTGATGGTAGAACTCCTACttatattgatttattgaaGATTATTGATAAAGGGAGACTAATACTTTAGCTTAGTTCCTTACTAAGAACTTTAGGATGTAACCAGTCTAGTCCTGGGGATATTGATGCATCTAATAAAAAggtaaatgaaaaatatcaatcGCATATCGGATAAACTTTACATATGTACCTAGTTTTTAAATCGGAACCTGTCTCCTTCAAAACCCAACATATGCTGGAATCAAAACTGTAATACTGAGTCATTAAGATAAAAAACTAATAATTCGCGCTCGCGTACCCCATTTCAACTAATAAACACCCATCACTATAGGCGCCACTTCCCCTATTTGAGGCACGAGTTTCACTTACTTCGttttaaatgcagactgaaaatatgaaacttTGTAGGgttcttttatttctttgttttgcagatttttgattttttttttatgcaaCTTGTCTTATTTTACGTACTTTAGGTTAGTTCCAGTTTGCGGTGCCATGGGCGCCTATTGGATCAAATACGATACGTGTATGTATTGTTTCTAGATTTGCAAATACCTTAGACATTGTTGAAAAAGTCGTCAGAGATATCAAAGAGGTAATACTATATAAATCTCCCCGGGAGATATCATACACCAAATTACCGACGAGCTGTAAACAGAAACGTATATAACGTTAGGCCTATGTATATAGAGgcttataaatatgtttctgcTGTAAATAACAAGACAAGAAATTAGCAAAACTAAATTACAAATCAAATGACACATAAATCTAGGTGTTTGTCATGATGATGATGgacatttgaaaaataacagCATGCATAAGCGCCTTAGTGTTATCAAATGCAAAATGTTCAGCCCGTGCAAGGTTTGTCGTTCTTGTCACAATCGGCAAGACTACAAAGTGCGCGCCCCGTGTGGCCTTTTGCGGCATTTCTGCAGACGGTCATTACATTCAAGCGTCTTGATGATACAGATTTGTCGTGACGTGATGAGATGTGACACACTGTTGTGTGAGGGAAGAAACTGggaatttcatcttaatttagACCCAACTGAAGGGATTAATGCCAAAGCAAATTAAAATCAAACGCTCTGAACATATTGTATAAAATGAAGTGATGGAGAATATTGGAACTTAATTGGGTGATTGCCTATTCGTGTGTGTCCATTCGACACTGACTCATCTGTTCGACTCCTTATTTTCACTTTCCAGCATCTCCCAACACCATATTGAATTGTCAGGCATTACCCAGCTGCTATTCTCTGGTGTGTGATGACTTCAACTCGAGATAACAATGATTTCTCCTCGTCATATTTCGCCAAAATTGATTTTGGCCATTGATGTACCAGAAAGTTAGTTTCTCTTCATTATAGAAGACAGTTCTTGCATGACATATTGGGAGAAATTGGAGTTGCTCCCACTTTTGACTTTGTATTTAGGGTAATGCGTAGGTTCCTCCAGAAACGACTGCCAAAGATGACGGGTCATTTTCGTAGTAATGTGTGGGATCCAGTGTTGATCATTTCGCAGATCATTGCCATGCAGAGTCAGTTTTATTTACTACTTGGAGTCTGGAATTACTTGATGAACATGATAGGCAGTTTTGATTCATCTTTGGATAAGGTGTTCACTGAAACAGTAAGTAAATTAGCAAGTAAACACTACATTTGAAGGGTGCGATCTGATCCCCTAGATACAGTCTGTCACAAACGCAATATTTACTTTTGGTGGATCACTCAGATAAGAGTTAAATATTTggtcaatctaattaaaattagacttgtaattccactcCACTACGATGTTATATGATACGCTCCAATAAAAGATCTAACATTAAACAACTCCTAGTTTAGGGTCACCTCACTGAGGTTAGCATGACCCCTGTGGTTAGCCAATTAGCGTCGCTTACGGAATCTTCGGTGTGGTTGTTTCTCTTGGAAGAATAAAAGGCTATCAGAGGTGTTCCGATTCTAGGCCAGGGGCCATGCTGTGGTGACCCCGAATTGGGAGTTGTTATATTGGTGTAGATCTAAGAAAATACTGCAAAGTTTCTCTAGGGAAAGGGGCCTTTATTCGGCCTCAAATGTACctaaaaaatcactgtatagcacaatgaaatacttctgaAATATGACGATGTACAGTCTGATATGAAATCGACTGACCAGTGACCATGGACTCTCATATGCATGTTATTGGAGTAATTTCTGTTGTACCTGTAACAGATACAGAAAACAGACCAAATGATCAATGTAATGGAGCTTCATATGTCCCAAAAGTCTAGTCTCAgatgacataaaataatttttagggCAGTGGTGTCCAAGTATTAAGTTAGAAGTATTCTGGTATACTAACTCTCCTCTGGGTCTCCAGGTTGATTCCCACATtactaggtactgaccataggtcatggtttttctccaggtacttcAGCTTTCCCCATCACCTCCCCAGAGTCCTTAACCTGGCATATAGTGATATACCTAATGACCCTGTTGCCTAATAAATAGTAATAGAACATAAAACAACTActaaacaaacaattaaaatcattacaatgtcctttttttttttttttctttcacacCAAGAGCCAATCATTGGGGGTCATCATTCACTAAATTATCATGTTTCTTATGCCCCTGTCATGAAAAGGAAACATAAAGTTACCCATCTCCTATTCCATGTCATTCTGTTAAGTTTAAATTCTCTTCCATCCAAATGGTGTATCATTTtgtgtcatattacactagacGTTAATTGCTGGTttcattatcatataaaaatgCATCAGTTTCATTTAATCAATGATTCCTACTATTGTCTATCTTTGCAGGACCTTGATGTATTAGAAACTTCAGGCAGACTTAATGTAATTGCATTCCTTCTTAACAGTTTAACAAGGTGAGTGTAACAGCTTTAACAAGATGAATGATACAGTTTAAATAAAGTGAGTGTAAACCGTAGTTTAACAAGATGAATGTAAACAAGTATTAACAAGGGGAGTGTAAACAGTTTGAACAAGGTGAGTGTAATAGTTTAACAAGGTGAGTGTAACAGTTTAACATGGTGAGTAACAGTTTAACAAGGTGAGTGTAAACAGTATTAACAAGGTGAGTGTAAACAATTTTAACAAGGTGAGTGTAAACAGTTTGAACAAGGTGAGTGTAACAGTTTAACAAGGTGAGTAACAGTTTAACAAGGTGAATGTAACAGTTTAACAAGGTGAGTGTAACAGTTTAACATGGTGAGTGTAAACAGTATTAACAAGGTGAGTGTAAACAGTTTTAACAAGGTGAGTGTAACAGTTTAACAAGGTGAGTGTAACAGTTTAACAAGGTGAGTAACAGTTTAACAAGGTGAATGTATAGTGATGTAAGCATTTTATAGAGGAATGCATGGAGAAGGCTCAACATTGAACCTTTGTCAGATTTACTTATCACCAAAGATTTATTGCTAAGCATGGCAGCATGCAAAACTAGATtgtaaaattcaaatgtttctATTATGACTAAATCAAATGTGAAGGTTAAGCAAACTTAAAAGGATTATATTGCCACAATAGCTAAATTGTGCACCCGGAGTTCTTGAAGTAGAAAGCAGTCGACGATCAGTTAATACTGTGTTACATTTACATGATTTGGCAAAATGTTTTCGTGATGAAAAGTGctgaaatatatatgaaattacccccaaaaatatcttcatttgCTATGCAAATTGCAAtgaattttctgaaaaaatatgaagaagaaaaatgacAGTGCCGTTGTATGGAAGAGTAACACTGAACACTGATCACTTTTCATTGCCTTCCAGTAATCTGTTCAATTTGCtaatgaaatatatgtatgatatttcaCTAAATCAGTACatgatgttatatttttcaCTTTTGTTCTTTCAGTGCTCTTGCCTTGTGGTTCATTGTTCAACGATCAAAACTCTGTTTAGACTTTTCTGTGACAACCCACCTTTTTCACCTTGTAGCATGTCTTATATACAACAGACACATCCCTAATTCTCTGCCGTGGTGGGTCATTAACGTCATCAGCATTGCTCTTATGACTGTCACCGGAGAATTCCTGTGTATGCGGACAGAAATgaaagccattccactcagtaTGGGGCCAAAGGCAGATTTGTGATAATTCTCTTAGTCATGTCCATATCTATTTATTCATCTcattaattgtgtatatatggcatgtaaaatattgaataagtattattaaataaacatggtataaaatacatgtatttatgtctgatatattgatacatgtaattcGATGTTATAGTTGAACCTTAACttgccaccagtctctagaacattaaaatcataactaaaatttggtttacatttgGTTTGTAATAGTTCATGTATCTGCAACATGTCCAATTTCTAAGTGTTAagctaaggggagataacctagtaCTAGAATTCTGCTGAGAAATTCTATCAACACCTTTGATAGTGTCTGGTGACCGTTTATATTGAACCATGTCAACGTGAACTTGACCATTCCGAAGACCTTGTGAAGAATTTTGCTGGTCCTATAACTTTTcacaatacatatatctttaaagTAGAGAAtaaataatcataccctgcctccactctgTGCCCAGCAGGCAGCCATCTTTCAGAAATATTGCAGATTTGGTATAAGAATATTATTTCAGCATTTTACATTATtaccaacatattatatataataagtgTATCTGACTCTgagaccttgattgaaggtcagtGTCCAGTATTTTGAATCATCTTGATATACCTTCATCCAATATCAGGTCTGAGCTTATTAGAAAAGAAGTCACTTGAAGATTCTAAACATATTTAAGTTGATATCATATAAAGAaagacatgtatatattaattgggttttaaacttttttcaaaagaaatttacAATTTTAGTTATGACGAAGAAATAAAGgttcattttgaataatttattggTGTACAATTTAATTGCATATCTACAACAAGTTTGAGAAATTCCACGATAAAgacataatattataattacCACGTGAAATAAATCTACAAGATTAACCTAGATGACACAATAACAACGTAACAAAATGTACAGAAGCAGCACTTAAACGTAAAAACACAAATGTCTTGTTCAACCAAATACTTGACTTACTACTTATCATAATGCATTGTCTTCAAGAGTCTGGGTGAAGGAGACTATGCCCAAATTTTCTTGGTACCGGGTATACACTATATAAGatttaaagtgtatttgattttattgttaaagCT
Coding sequences:
- the LOC138315367 gene encoding protein SYS1 homolog, yielding MRRFLQKRLPKMTGHFRSNVWDPVLIISQIIAMQSQFYLLLGVWNYLMNMIGSFDSSLDKVFTETDLDVLETSGRLNVIAFLLNSLTSALALWFIVQRSKLCLDFSVTTHLFHLVACLIYNRHIPNSLPWWVINVISIALMTVTGEFLCMRTEMKAIPLSMGPKADL